The Rhizobium sp. BG4 genomic sequence GCCGCCGGCCATCCCTGGCTTCGGCAACAATGCCGGCTTCGATTTCTATCTGAAGGACATGAACGGCGCCGGCCACCAGCAGCTCATCCAGGTGCGCAACCAGCTTCTCGCTGCCGCAGGCAAGAGCAACAAGCTCGTCGGCACGCGCCCGAACGGCCAGGAGGATTCGCCGCAATATTCCGTCGATATCGACCAGGAAAAGGCGAGTGCGCTCAACCTCAACCTCTCGGATATCGACACGACGCTGTCGACCGCCTGGGGCGGCAATTACGTCAACGACTTCATCGACCGCGGCCGCGTCAAGAAGGTCTATGTCCAGGCCGACAAGGCGTTCCGCATGCAGCCGGAGGATTTCGACCGGTGGTATGTGAAGAATTCCGATGGCGAGATGGTGCCGTTCTCGGCCTTCGCCGACGGCCACTGGAAGTTCGGCTCGCCGCGCCTGGAGCGCTATAACGGCTCGTCCGCCGTTGAAATCCAGGGTGCTGCGGCACCGGGCGTATCATCAGGTGATGCGATGAACGAGATCGACGCGATCGTCGGCCAGCTGCCGGGTGGCTTCACCCATGAGTGGACCGGCCTTTCGGCGCAGGAACGTCTCTCCGGCAACCAGGCAGCGCAGCTCTACGCGATCTCGATCCTCGTGGTCTTCCTGGCGCTTGCAGCCCTCTATGAAAGCTGGGCGATCCCGTTTGCGGTCATGCTCTCCGTTCCGATCGGCGTCTTCGGCGCGCTCGCCGCGGCGCTGCTCTTCGGCCAGAACAACGACGTCTACTTCAAGGTGGGCCTGCTGACGACGATCGGCCTTGCGGCGAAGAATGCGATCCTGATCGTCGAGTTCGCGATCGATCAGCAGAAGTCCGGCAAGGATTTGGTCACGGCGACGGTCGAGGCGGCGCGCCAGCGCCTGCGGCCGATCCTGATGACCTCGCTCGCCTTCATCCTCGGCGTCTTGCCGCTGGCGGTCGCAAGCGGCGCGGGGTCGGGCAGCCAGAACTCGATCGGTATCGGCGTCATGGGCGGCATGATTTCGGCCACCGTCATCGGCGTCTTCTTCATCCCGCTGCTCTTCGTCACCGTCCGTCGCGTGTTCAAGGCGCGGCCGGTGGAAGAGGAGCCCGGCGAGGCCGTCGCCGAGGCGAAGTGATATCAGGGCCTGAGGCGCGCATCGCTGCGCCTCAGGCCAGTCCTTCAGATGTAGCCGGAATGCTCGCCGAACGGCACGTCTTCTTCATCAAGATTGCCGGTGCCGATGCGCTCGCTCTCGCCCGACAGCTTCTCGGCGTCGTCGGTCTGCTCCGGGCTTTCGGAGTGATGCAGATCGAGATGGCGGCTGCCGGCGTCTTCGGCATTACTTTCTGGATGCGGGTGCTCGCCTGACTTCCTGCGGTCCTCAAGCCCCTCGTCGATTTCCGCCTGGCGGCGCGCTGCCCATGCGATTTCGGGTTCTGCCACCGAAATGCTGTGTTCGATGCGTGTTGCGATCGGCGCCGCGGATGCGGAAATCTTCGATATTTTCTCGACCAAACGCGCCTCCGCCAACCGCTGATATCGGGACTATGCCGGAATCGGTACCGATCCGCCAGAGAGTGGGCGGATAGCGATTGAGCTTCAGGCGCTCTGCGGCTATTGGCTCAGGCAACATCTCCCTGTCGAAGGTCTTCACGTGAACATTGAATTTCTGGTCACCCATTCCGGCGGCTTCCATGCCGACGAGCTGATGTCGAGCGTCGTGCTGACGAAGCTGTTTCCTGCAGCCAGGATCGTGCGGTCGCGCAGCCCGGAATGGATTGCACCGGCAGCCGATCGCATCGTCTATGACGTCGGCGGCGCCTTCGATCCCGAGCTTCGCATCTTCGACCATCATCAGCGCGGCGCGCCGGTGCGCGAAGACGGTCGGCCGTTCAGCTCGTTCGGCCTGATCTGGCGGCAGTACGGCATGGATTATCTTGCAGCACTCGGCGTTCCTGCCGAACGGGCGGCCGCGGTTCATGCGGCTTTCGACCGGAAATTCGTGCTGCCGATCGATCTCGTCGATAACGGCGCCATCGACCCGTCGATCGCCGGCGAACTCGCCGGTCTGACGCTGCCCGCACTTTTCGACACGCTGAAGCCGTCTTTCGATGCGCGCGGCGAAGATGCCGACGAGCGGGCTTTTCATGCGGCGCTCGCCGTTGCCGCGATCTTCGTTGAAGGCGGCATCCGCGTTCAGGATGCCAAGCTTCGCGCCGAGGCGCTGGTGCTGGAAGCGATCAAGACGACGGGCGACAACCGCGTTCTGGAACTGCCGATGGGTATGCCCTTCCGTCCGGCGATCATCAAGGCGGGCGCGGAGCATCTGCTCTTCGTCGTCCATCCCCGCGAAAACGACTGGTGCGTTACCGGGATCCGCCGTGCCGACGAGGGTTTCGAGCTGCGCGCCGATCTGCCGGCGGCATGGGCGGGACTTTCGAATGTGGAGCTGGAAAAGGCGTCCGGCGTTACCGGCGCCACCTTCTGCCACAAGGGCCGGTTCATCGCCGCGGCGAAGACCCGTGAGGCGGCTCTGGAACTGGCACATCTTGCCGTCGAAGACGTCACCTCGGCCTAAAGAGGGGCTGACGTCCTAGCGGGACGTCAGCGATTTCAGAATTAGCGTCCGATAACCGGGCAGCCGCGCACATTGGCGAAGCTGATTTCGTCCTGCCCGCGGCGCGTCCAGCCCTGGACGATGACGCGGCGCGGCGTGATGTCGACGACGCGTGCACGGCGGAAGCCGAAATCACGGGCCTTGTCTTCAGCCCAGCGCGGATCGCAGCCGCGCGGCGGACGGCCGTAACCTGGCGGGGGCGGCGGCGGGCGGCGCCAATCCGGCTGCGGCGCAAAACGCGGCGGCGGCGGACGGTCATAGGGATCGTAATATTGCGCGGAAGCGATGCTCGACGTCGAGACGACGCCAGCCACTGCCAGAAGCAGGCCGAGGCCGATTTTCGTAAGATTTGTCATTCAATGATTCTCGTTTTGGGGCAGACAGGCGAAGCTAAAGTAGCGCATCGTGGCGAACTGATGGCCACGCACGAAGCCGCATGCTTTTCAGTGCGGCAGCCTGAAAGTCAATCGATGACGCCCTTGCGCAGGGCGGCCGCAACGAGCGCGGTGTCCTTGTAAACAGCAAAAATGTCCTTCAGGGCGTCGATATGGGTGCGCACCGTGTGCACGGAGCAGCCGAGAATCATGGCGATCTCCTGCGCGGTCTTGCCGGCGCTCATCAGCTCGAGGATTTCCTTCTCGCGTTTTGTGACCTGGATCGACATACCCTTTAATATGGTACGCCAGCGCCCGGATTGCACGGCCTGATCGCGCAAATGCGATCAGATTTCATGTTGCGCGAAAATCCCGATCGCCTCGCTTGAAAATCGGACGGCGCGAGCAATCTCCTCCTGACGCGAGGAGATAGGAACATGAACGTCTTGATTGTCGAAGACGAGGGCTTCATCGCCCTCGAATTAGAACGAATAACCACCGAAAGCGGCCACCGCGCCCTTGGTCCGGCGGCGACCATCGAACAGGCGCTGGCCTTTGCGCCGCGAGCGGATGTGGCGCTTGTGGATGTGGGCTTGTCCGATGGAACGAGCGGAACGCAGCTGGCGCGCCGTCTGATCGACCGCTTCGGCATCAGCGTCATCTTCGTGACGGGCGCGCCGCAGGCTGTATCGCAAGGTTTTGATGGCGCCTTCGCCGTTGTCGGCAAACCGTTCAGCGACGAGCGGATCGCAACCGCGCTGCAGGCGGCAGAAGACTGGCGGCGCGGGCATCCGGCCCGGGCGTCTGCGCTCTAGTCTCAATCGCGTGAACGCCTGAACAAATTGAATTGCGCAAGGTTTGATCCGGGCGGGCAAGGCCCCGCTCGGGTGAGGACCATGACATATTCAACTTCAGGCATCCCAATTCAGCGTTACAAGGCGTCGCTGCGCGCCATTCGCCGGGCGCTGCTGGTTGCCAGTGATTTCGGCAACACCGTCTGGCGCGTTTCCGCGCAATAGGAGTCTGCAGCCGGGCTTTGCCGCCCGGCTGCATCAGCTTCAATTGTAGTTCATGGCATCGAGATCGGCGATCAGGCCGGGGCCGGATGGGTGCCAGTCAAGCTTTTCCCGTGTCCTGGCGCTGGAGGCCGGGAAGTCCATGCCGGCGAACATCGCCATCCATCCGAAATAGCCGGGTGCCTCTTCTGCCGTCAGCGATTTGACCGGGATGCCGAGACCGCGGCCGAGCGCTTCGGCGATGGTGCGGGCATCGATGCCTTCCTCGGCGACGGCATTATAGCGTGCGCCGCGCTCGGCCCGTTCGGCGGCGAGGCGATAGAGGCGCGCGACGTCCGAGACATGGCCGGCCGGCCAGCGGTTGCGGCCTTCGCCGAGATAGGCGGCAAAGCCTTTGTCGCGGGCGATCTCGATCAGTGGCGTGATCAGGCCCTGCTTTCGCGTGTCATGCACCTGCGGCAGCCGGACGACCGAGATGTTGACGCCCTTTTCGAGCAGCTTTTGACCGGCAAGCTCGGAGGCGATGCGCGGGTTGGGATGGCTGGTGTTAAAGACGTCTTCGCTTGCCAGTTCGCCAAATTCGGCATTGCCCATGCCGGTTCCCGATGTGATCAGCAACGGGCGGTCGGAGCCTTCGAGGGCATCGCCGAGCGCCGCGATCACACGACCGTCCTTCTCGCAATTTGCGACGAAGTGCGAAAAGTCGTGGTCGAAGGCCGTATGGATGACGCCGTCGGATTCGAGCGCGCCGCGGCGCAGGCTGTCGGGTTCTTCCAGCGTGCCGAAATAGGCGGTTGCCCCCGCGGCTTCGAGCGCCCGTGCTCCGTCATCGGACCGCGTCAGGCCGACGACCTCGTGGCCGGCACTGATGAGTTCCGGCACGATGGCCGAACCGATGAAGCCGGTTGCTCCTGTCAAGAAAATGCGCACAGCATGTCTCCTCATGTTTGATCTGCGCCCATTATCGGCTACTATCCATCCTGTTAAAGTAGTGACTTTATCCTAGTATAATCGCTAACAGGATCGCCATGCCGATCAACAATGCAGGCTCGCTTGCGGCCTTTCTGAAGGATCGCCGCACCCGGCTCGACCCGGCCTCTTTCGGTTTTTCCGGCCGCCGACGCACACCGGGATTGCGCCGCGAGGAGGTGGCGCAGCGCGCCAATATCAGCCCCACATGGTACACCTGGCTGGAGCAGGGGCGGGGCGGCGCGCCGTCTGCCGACGTGCTGAACCGGATTGCGGCCGGGCTGATGCTGACCGAGCCGGAGCGCGAGCATCTCTTCATGCTCGGCCTCGGCCGTCCGCCTGAAGTGCGCTACACGCCCGTCGAAGGTGTGACGCCGCGGCTGCAGCGGCTGCTGGACTCGCTCGATTCCAGCCCCGCCTTCATCAAGACGGCGATGTGGGATGTGGTCGCCTGGAACCGTGCTGCCGCCGTGGTCCTGACCGATTACAGCACAATCCCGCCGGAGCAGCGTAATATCCTCCGGCTGATCTTCTCCAATCCGGCGATCCGCGCCAAGCAGCACGATTGGCAGACACTCGCCGGCTTCGTCGTTGCGGCATTTCGGGCAGACGTGGCGCGCGCCGGGGCGGGCTCAGAAGTCAGCCGTCTCGTGGAAGAGCTCTCGGCCTCCAGCCCCGATTTCGCCCATCACTGGAAGGAGAATGACGTCCGCATCCATGGTGACGGGGTCAAGCGGCTGCAGCATCCGAAGCTCGGCCCGATCGAGCTCGAATATTCGGCCTTTTCCGTCGATGGCCGGCCGGATCTCGGGCTGGTCATCTACCACCCCGTCGATCCCGCCACCGCGGACCGGATCCGCAAGCTCGCGAACGGGCAGGAGTGAGCGGCGCAGAAAATCTGGCACCCGTGTCGGGTGACGCCGGCGCCAGTCGTCCTTGTCTGGAATAGAGGAGGACACAATGCTCACATTGCCACGCCAGACTGAACGCGGCCCGCAGCGCTATGTCGCGGTGCGCCGCAAGGTTACGATGCCTTTCGGAGACGCCGTCGGCCCGGCCTCCGGAGAATTGTTCGCCGCATTCGCGAATGCCGGCGTCGCCGCCGATGGAATGGAGTTCATCAAATATAACCTGATCGACATGCCTGACCTCGAGATCGAGATAGGGATGACGACGGATGCGGCCATCCCGCTGTCCGGCGCCTTGATGGAAGGCGAGTTGCCGGGTGGGCGCTATATCGAGACGACCTATACCGGCCCCTATGACGATCTCTACGACGTCACGGCGATGCTGATCGGCTGGGCAAAAGAGCGCGGCATTCGCTGGGACATGGAGGAAACGTCTGAGGGAGATCGCTTCGCAGCCCGGCTGGAACACTATCACAACAACCCCGTCGATGAGCCCGATCCGGCGAAGCTGCGCACCACCTTGCTGTTCAAGCTCGCCAGCGGCTAGGATCATATCCGGGATCGCCAAAGCTCTGAACTTTCGCCGCTATCGGGCGTTTCCCCGAACGCTTTTCGAACCGAGGAAACCTGATGAAGCCGCATGTGACCTGCCTGATGATGTCTTCCATAGACGGTGGCCTGCACCCGAGCACCTGGACCGACAACCCCGATGCCGGGCGCAAGGAGTGGTCGTCGATCTATGAAGAGGCGCATGAGGCGCTGCAGGGCGATGCCTGGCTCGTCGGTCGCGTCACCATGGCGGAAATGGCGAAGGGTACGCCTCATCCGCCGGCTGTTGCCGGCGACGTTAAGCGTCCGTTCCATTTCGCCCGGAAGGATGCGCCGGTCTATGCGATCGGTGTCGATCCCGGCGCGAAGCTGCATTTCAAGGCGCCTGACATCGGCGGCGACCATGTCGTCGTGCTGCTCGGCAGTGGCGTCAGCGACAGCCATCTGGCCGAACTGGCGGGCGACGGCGTTTCCTACATGGTCTCCGATAGTCCGACGATCGATCTCAGGGCGGCGCTTCAGACGCTGCATAGCGAGCTCGGCATCGAGCGCCTGCTGCTCGAGGGAGGGGCCGGCATCAATGGCAGCTTCCTTGCGGAGGGTCTGGTCGACGAGATCTATCTGCTGGTGGCGCCTGCTATCGACGCCACCGGCGGACAGGCGATCATCGCCTTCGAGGGCGGGCTGAAAGGGAAGGCGCAGCTGTCGCTGCAATCGGCCGAGGCACGCGAGCACGGCGTAGTCGCACTGCGCTACAAGGTGCAGTCACCCGGCTGAGCGTCAGCTCTCCGTGATCCGCCGCTCTTCGTCGGTGCCGACGGAGAGCTGTTTCCAGTCGAGATCCTCCTGCAGCTCGAGATATTGCGTCGGGCCGATCTGGTCGGCATCGCGCAATTCTTCGAGACGTTGGCGCTGGGCGATCACGACCGCCATCGCCAGGTTTCGGCGCCGGTCGGAGGGCGGGCGGTCAGGCATTCTGGATGCTCGGGCGCGATGATCCTTGTATACGATGCGCAAAGCGTCGGCTTCGGCGCCGGTTTCCGGTTCCAGCCGGGAAAGTGCTGCCTCGGCCAGCGATTTGCGGGCGGCCTCCAGCTCTTCCTGGACCTCGCCCTGACGGCCGAGCTTCAGGAAGTGGATCATCGGCGCCAGCGTTGCACCTTGGATGACGAGCGTCGCCAGCACTACCGAGAAGGCGGTGAGGACGACGAGATCGCGATCCGGAAAATCGGCGGGCAGGGCAAAGGCGGTCGCGAGCGTGACCAGACCGCGCATGCCGGCCCAGCCGACCAGCAGCGTCTCGCCGCGGTTGAAGGGCGCCAGCACATGGCCGCGCCGGTGGCGGTGGACGACGAGCGCATGGAACAGGAAGGCCATCGCCAGCCGTGTCGCGATAATCGCGACGACGACGATCGCGGCGAAGCTGACCGCACGCTCCAGATCCGCCGCCGACATCGCCGCAACGATGCGCCGCGCCTGCAGGCCCATCAGCAGGAAGGCGACGACGTTCAGAAGAAAGACGACCGTCGTCCAGACGGCGAAGGAATGGACGCGCATCCGCGGCGAATCCTCGACCGTCGCCAGTGTCGCGATCGTCATGGCGCTGGCGACTGTGGCAAGCACGGCGGAGAGATGCAGGTGCTCGGCAATCAGCCATGTCGCGAAGGCATAGACGAATTGCAGAAGCGTGCCGCCGACTGTGTTTTCGGTGACCGGCCTGAGGCGCGAGACGAGAAAGCCGAAGGCAATGCCGAAGAGGATGCCGCCCGGCGCCGCAAAGCCGATCCGCAAGGCAGTTTCCGTATCGAGCCCGCCGCGCGCCTGAACCGTCAGCGCCGCGCCGAACAGCAAGAGCGCTGTCGCATCGTTGAACAGGCTCTCGCCCTTGAGCAGCGCATCGACGCGCCGCGCCACCGGCAGGTTGGAGAGCACGGCGGTCGCGGCAGCCGCATCCGGCGGTGCCACGATGGCGCCGAGCGTCACGGCGACTGCAAGCGGCAGGCCGATCGTGAAGGCATTGATGGTGACGACGACGCCTGTCGTGACCAGGATCGCGACGACGGCATAGAGAAACAGCGGCAGCAGCATGCGCCTGGCCGCGCCGAGCGGGAAATCATAGGCGGAATCGATCAGCACGGGGGCGATGAACAATGCCAGCGCCGTCGGCGGATCGATGGGGATCGTCGGGGCACCCGGCAGCATCGCGACGCCGACGCCGGCAGCGGCCAGGATGCCCGGATAGGGCAGGCGCATGCGCCGCGTGACCTGCAAGAGCAGGATGGCAACCGCAAGCAGGGCGACGAGCGTTTCGAAGAAGGTCATGGCGCATAGTAGCAGCGTTTTGGCTGCGTTGAAGCCGGTCGCCTTCCTATGTAAAGTTTGCACCATATCAAGGCGATGGCATCTCGCAGAAGCGGAGCGGCGATGGATTACGATGTGGCGATTGTCGGTGCAGGGGCTGCGGGGATCGCTGCGGCGCGAACGCTCGTGGCCGCCGGCCATTCCGTCGTGCTGCTGGAGGCGAGCGACCGCGCAGGGGGGCGTGCCTGGACGATCGAGCTTGCCGGCATTCCGCTCGACATGGGCTGTGGCTGGCTGCACTCCGCCGAGCGCAATCCGCTGGTGACGATCGGCAAGCAAGCCAATTTCACCATCGAGCAGGGGCCGACGGCCTGGAAGACGCAATGGCGCGATCTCGGTTTTCCGCCCGCCGACCAGGCGGCGGCAGACGCCGCCTGGAATGCGCTGGACGAGCGCTTGAAGTCGGATCCTCCTGCGAGTGACCGGGCTTCCGACGCCCTGGAGCCGGGCGGGCGATGGAATGCCTACTGCAACTCGCTCAGCGGCTATATGAACGGCGCGGCGCTCGACCGGCTGTCGATCACCGATTTCCTCGCCTATGACAACGCCGCCTCTGATGCCAACTGGCGGGTGCATGAAGGCTATGGAGGCCTGATTGCGGCGGCCATGCCGAAGGCCGAGCTCCGGCTCTCGACGCCCGTCCGCCGCATTCTGCTGGATGGGCAGGGTGTCAGGCTGGAAACGGATCGAGGTGCGATCAGGGCCCGCGCTGCAATCGTCACGGTTTCGACCAATGTGCTGGCGGGCGGGGCGATCGGCTTTGACGCCGGAGCTGACGACCACCTCCATGCCGCAAGCCAGCTGCCGCTTGGTCTCGCCGACAAGCTGTTTTTCGAACTCAAGGGCAATCACGGTTTTGAGGCGGAAACCCATCTGCTTGGCGATCCCCAGAACCCGGAGACCGGCAGTTACTATATCCGTCCGCTGGGGCGGCCGGTGCTCGAAGGCTTCTTCGGCGGAGCGGGTGCGGTGGTGATCGAGCGCGCCGGTCTCCTCGATGCCTTCGCCTTCGCGCTGGAGCAGCTTTCTTCGCTGCTCGGAAGCGGCATCCGCAAACATCTGCTGCCGCTTGCGGCATCGTCCTGGTGCCGGACGGATTGGATCGGCGGCTCCTATAGCCACGCCCTGCCCGGGCAGGCGAGCCAGAGGCAGGTGCTGGCGCGGCCGGTCGGCGACCGGCTGTTCTTTGCCGGCGAGGCAACGCACCGCACGGATTTTTCGACGGCGCATGGTGCATGGGAAAGCGGCATACGGGCCGCCGGCGAGGCCGTCGAAGTGCTCGGCAATCCTGCCCTGAAATGAGAAGCGGCGGGCTGTTTACCCGCCGTCCCATCTTTTATTTGCCGGCCTCTTTCGCAGCCTCTTCAATCACTTCCGCGACTTTCTGCGCTCGCGATGCGAAGACGGCGTGGCTTGCCTTGATCTCCGTCACCTTGCTGCCGGCGCGCTTGGCCATGTCCCGCTCCAGGTCGGGATTGATGGAGCGATCCTCTGTCGCAACGACGGTCCAGCTCTTCTTCGCGCGCCAGGCAGGATCGCCGACCTTGGCGGTAAAGGCTTCCTTGGCGGCGAAGACCTGCGACTTTGCCATGAAGGCTGCCTCGTCCTTGGGCAGGTCTGCGGCAAAGTCGGCGGCGAAGGCCGCGGGATCGAGGTAGAGATACTTGCCGTCCTTGGTCTCCCTGATGTTCATGCCGCCCGCCGGTTTCGAGCTTGCGAGGCCGATCAGGCTTTCGCCCTTGTCCGGCTGGAAAGCGGCGACATAGACGAGGCCCGCGACATCGGGCCGGTTTCCGGCTTCGGTGATGACCATGCCGCCATAGCTGTGGCCGACGAGGAGGGATGGACCGCTCTGCAGGTCGAGGACGCGGTTGGTGGCGGCGACGTCGTCGGCGAGCGAGGTGATCGGCTCCTGGACGATGGTGACGTTGAAGCCGCGCCTTTCGAGGATCTCGGTGGCCTTCTGCCAGCCCGATCCGTCAGCGAGAGCGCCGTGGACGATGACGATATTCTTGATCTCGGCCCCCTGGGCGGTGAAGGCGGCGGCGCTGATTGCTAAGGCGAGAGCGACGGTGGAGAGCGTGCGGTTGGTCATGGAAGAAACTCCTTTTCTGGGTTGGGAAATGCGCATTGACGGTTAGCCGAAGGTGAAGGCGTAGGCGGCGACGCCGGGATCGAGGAAGCGGATCTCGAAGTTGCGGGCTTCGACCTCGCCGCTCTGCCGGACCAGCTGGTAGAGCTTTGTCGACGTGACGATGCCGTTGCCGTTTTCGTCGGTATCGGTGCCATGATTGGCGCCCGGCGCCTTGCCGTCGACCGTCACCTGGAAGCGAACCGGCTTGCCGTCAGCGCCGGGTCCGAGAACGAGATGCAGGTCGCGGGCACTGAAGCGGTAACTGATGCCGCCATCGGCGGCATCGAGGCTGGCGGCTTCCGGACCCACGGTCCAGCGCCCTGAAAAGCTCCATTCGTTCAGGCCGAGGGAGCCTGCGCTGTAGTCGCGCGGGGTGTCCGCTGCGATACCGCCGGGGGAAGCGAAGTTCGAGGCCTGCTGGTAGCCGATATAGGTCTCGCCGGAGCGGACATGAGGCAGGTCCGGGCTTGCCTCGGCGCCCTTGGCATCGGGTGTGACGGCGGCGCTCGATGCCATCTGGCTTCCGGCCTCGTGCAGCAGGTCCTGGATCGCCTTTTCGGTGTGGCGGTAGTTGCCCTCGCCGAAATGGGTGTAGCGGATCTGGCCGTTGGCATCGATCAGGTAGTGGGCCGGCCAGTAGTTGTTCTGGAAGGCGCGCCAGATCTTGTAGTCGTTATCGATGGCAACGGGATACTTGATGCCGAAATCGCCAACCGCCTTGCGAACATTGTCGATGTTTTTCTCGAAGGCGAATTCCGGAGCGTGGACGCCGATGACGACGAGGCCCTTGTCTGCGTACTTTTCGGCCCAGGCGCGGACATAAGGCGTGGTGCGGATGCAGTTGATGCAGGAATAGGTCCAGAAATCCACGAGCACGACCTTGCCGCGAAGTGCTTCCTTAGTGAGCGGCCCGGAATTCAGCCACTGCACGGCGCCATCGAGCGACGGGGCAGGGCCTTCGACCGGCAGATCGCTCTTGAACGGTTGCCCTGTGTCGGCGACGGTATCGATCATCGCGCCGTCGCTGGCAACTTCGGGACCAGACTGCGGCTTGACGTGCAGACGGTCGAGGACGGCCTGTTCCAGAGTGGTGGTGCTGGCATAGGAGAAGCGCGACAGCAGGCTGGTATCGAGACCGAGCGCAATGATGGTGACACCGGCGAGAACGGCAGCACCCAGCGCCTGACGGATCCGTTCGCTGACGCCGAGCGACCGCTTCATGGCAGCAAAGACACGGCCACCGACGAGAAGCGCTGTCGCAAGCGAGCTGGCTGCACCAGCGGCATAGGCAAGCAACAGAAAGGTCGTCTGCAGATTGGCGCCCTGGAGGGCGGCACCCGTCAGCACCAGGCCGAGGATCGGCCCGGCGCAGGGCGCCCAGAGCAGGCCCGTCGCAACACCCAGAAGCAGCGAGCTTGCCGGAGAGGCGGTGGCGCCATTGCCCGAGGCATTGAGCAGCGTGTTGCCGAAATCGACGACGGGCTGGGTAATGCCGCCGGCAACGCG encodes the following:
- a CDS encoding helix-turn-helix domain-containing protein is translated as MSIQVTKREKEILELMSAGKTAQEIAMILGCSVHTVRTHIDALKDIFAVYKDTALVAAALRKGVID
- a CDS encoding dihydrofolate reductase family protein, whose protein sequence is MKPHVTCLMMSSIDGGLHPSTWTDNPDAGRKEWSSIYEEAHEALQGDAWLVGRVTMAEMAKGTPHPPAVAGDVKRPFHFARKDAPVYAIGVDPGAKLHFKAPDIGGDHVVVLLGSGVSDSHLAELAGDGVSYMVSDSPTIDLRAALQTLHSELGIERLLLEGGAGINGSFLAEGLVDEIYLLVAPAIDATGGQAIIAFEGGLKGKAQLSLQSAEAREHGVVALRYKVQSPG
- a CDS encoding MYG1 family protein, giving the protein MNIEFLVTHSGGFHADELMSSVVLTKLFPAARIVRSRSPEWIAPAADRIVYDVGGAFDPELRIFDHHQRGAPVREDGRPFSSFGLIWRQYGMDYLAALGVPAERAAAVHAAFDRKFVLPIDLVDNGAIDPSIAGELAGLTLPALFDTLKPSFDARGEDADERAFHAALAVAAIFVEGGIRVQDAKLRAEALVLEAIKTTGDNRVLELPMGMPFRPAIIKAGAEHLLFVVHPRENDWCVTGIRRADEGFELRADLPAAWAGLSNVELEKASGVTGATFCHKGRFIAAAKTREAALELAHLAVEDVTSA
- a CDS encoding SDR family oxidoreductase, which translates into the protein MRIFLTGATGFIGSAIVPELISAGHEVVGLTRSDDGARALEAAGATAYFGTLEEPDSLRRGALESDGVIHTAFDHDFSHFVANCEKDGRVIAALGDALEGSDRPLLITSGTGMGNAEFGELASEDVFNTSHPNPRIASELAGQKLLEKGVNISVVRLPQVHDTRKQGLITPLIEIARDKGFAAYLGEGRNRWPAGHVSDVARLYRLAAERAERGARYNAVAEEGIDARTIAEALGRGLGIPVKSLTAEEAPGYFGWMAMFAGMDFPASSARTREKLDWHPSGPGLIADLDAMNYN
- a CDS encoding GyrI-like domain-containing protein, whose translation is MLTLPRQTERGPQRYVAVRRKVTMPFGDAVGPASGELFAAFANAGVAADGMEFIKYNLIDMPDLEIEIGMTTDAAIPLSGALMEGELPGGRYIETTYTGPYDDLYDVTAMLIGWAKERGIRWDMEETSEGDRFAARLEHYHNNPVDEPDPAKLRTTLLFKLASG
- a CDS encoding NAD(P)/FAD-dependent oxidoreductase, producing the protein MDYDVAIVGAGAAGIAAARTLVAAGHSVVLLEASDRAGGRAWTIELAGIPLDMGCGWLHSAERNPLVTIGKQANFTIEQGPTAWKTQWRDLGFPPADQAAADAAWNALDERLKSDPPASDRASDALEPGGRWNAYCNSLSGYMNGAALDRLSITDFLAYDNAASDANWRVHEGYGGLIAAAMPKAELRLSTPVRRILLDGQGVRLETDRGAIRARAAIVTVSTNVLAGGAIGFDAGADDHLHAASQLPLGLADKLFFELKGNHGFEAETHLLGDPQNPETGSYYIRPLGRPVLEGFFGGAGAVVIERAGLLDAFAFALEQLSSLLGSGIRKHLLPLAASSWCRTDWIGGSYSHALPGQASQRQVLARPVGDRLFFAGEATHRTDFSTAHGAWESGIRAAGEAVEVLGNPALK
- a CDS encoding cation:proton antiporter yields the protein MTFFETLVALLAVAILLLQVTRRMRLPYPGILAAAGVGVAMLPGAPTIPIDPPTALALFIAPVLIDSAYDFPLGAARRMLLPLFLYAVVAILVTTGVVVTINAFTIGLPLAVAVTLGAIVAPPDAAAATAVLSNLPVARRVDALLKGESLFNDATALLLFGAALTVQARGGLDTETALRIGFAAPGGILFGIAFGFLVSRLRPVTENTVGGTLLQFVYAFATWLIAEHLHLSAVLATVASAMTIATLATVEDSPRMRVHSFAVWTTVVFLLNVVAFLLMGLQARRIVAAMSAADLERAVSFAAIVVVAIIATRLAMAFLFHALVVHRHRRGHVLAPFNRGETLLVGWAGMRGLVTLATAFALPADFPDRDLVVLTAFSVVLATLVIQGATLAPMIHFLKLGRQGEVQEELEAARKSLAEAALSRLEPETGAEADALRIVYKDHRARASRMPDRPPSDRRRNLAMAVVIAQRQRLEELRDADQIGPTQYLELQEDLDWKQLSVGTDEERRITES
- a CDS encoding alpha/beta hydrolase, which translates into the protein MTNRTLSTVALALAISAAAFTAQGAEIKNIVIVHGALADGSGWQKATEILERRGFNVTIVQEPITSLADDVAATNRVLDLQSGPSLLVGHSYGGMVITEAGNRPDVAGLVYVAAFQPDKGESLIGLASSKPAGGMNIRETKDGKYLYLDPAAFAADFAADLPKDEAAFMAKSQVFAAKEAFTAKVGDPAWRAKKSWTVVATEDRSINPDLERDMAKRAGSKVTEIKASHAVFASRAQKVAEVIEEAAKEAGK
- a CDS encoding helix-turn-helix transcriptional regulator → MPINNAGSLAAFLKDRRTRLDPASFGFSGRRRTPGLRREEVAQRANISPTWYTWLEQGRGGAPSADVLNRIAAGLMLTEPEREHLFMLGLGRPPEVRYTPVEGVTPRLQRLLDSLDSSPAFIKTAMWDVVAWNRAAAVVLTDYSTIPPEQRNILRLIFSNPAIRAKQHDWQTLAGFVVAAFRADVARAGAGSEVSRLVEELSASSPDFAHHWKENDVRIHGDGVKRLQHPKLGPIELEYSAFSVDGRPDLGLVIYHPVDPATADRIRKLANGQE
- a CDS encoding response regulator produces the protein MNVLIVEDEGFIALELERITTESGHRALGPAATIEQALAFAPRADVALVDVGLSDGTSGTQLARRLIDRFGISVIFVTGAPQAVSQGFDGAFAVVGKPFSDERIATALQAAEDWRRGHPARASAL